In one window of Alphaproteobacteria bacterium DNA:
- a CDS encoding acetyl-CoA C-acyltransferase: MKKAQDSVVIVGLARTPIGNFQGGLSSVEGPVLGGAAIEAALARAGVAPEDVDDVIMGCVLPAGMGQAPARQAALAGGIPLGVGATTINKMCGSGMRATMMAADQILAGSASIMVAGGLESMSNAPYLLDKARGGYRLGNGKIYDHMFLDGLEDKIEQPGKLMGAFAEDTAEQYQFTREQQDTFAVASLARAKTANEDGSFEAEIVPVTVKTRSGETVVSNDELPFTAKLEKIPQLKPAFRDGGTVTAANSSAISDGASAIVLMLESEALRRGLTPLARIVGYTTHSQESSKFTTAPIGAINKLFERTGWSRDTVDLFEVNEAFAVVTMAAMKDIGIDHDRMNVHGGACALGHPVGASGARIITTLYHALAKNGLNKGVASLCIGGGEATAIAIERFAA; encoded by the coding sequence ATGAAAAAGGCGCAGGATTCGGTGGTTATCGTGGGGCTGGCGCGCACGCCGATCGGCAATTTTCAGGGCGGCCTCTCCAGCGTCGAGGGGCCCGTACTCGGCGGTGCGGCGATCGAAGCGGCCTTGGCCCGTGCCGGTGTTGCGCCTGAGGATGTCGACGACGTGATCATGGGCTGCGTGCTCCCAGCCGGTATGGGGCAAGCGCCGGCGCGCCAGGCTGCGTTGGCAGGCGGGATTCCCCTTGGCGTCGGTGCAACGACCATCAACAAGATGTGTGGGTCGGGCATGCGGGCGACCATGATGGCCGCGGATCAGATTCTTGCGGGGTCGGCGTCGATCATGGTGGCGGGCGGTCTCGAGAGTATGTCCAACGCACCTTATTTGCTCGACAAGGCGCGGGGCGGCTACCGCCTCGGTAACGGGAAAATCTACGACCACATGTTCCTTGATGGCCTCGAGGACAAGATCGAACAGCCCGGCAAGTTGATGGGGGCCTTCGCCGAAGATACCGCCGAACAGTACCAGTTCACCCGCGAGCAGCAGGATACGTTTGCTGTCGCCTCTTTGGCCCGGGCAAAGACGGCAAACGAAGACGGATCGTTCGAAGCAGAAATTGTTCCGGTGACGGTCAAGACGCGGTCGGGCGAAACCGTTGTGTCCAACGACGAGCTTCCTTTTACTGCCAAACTCGAAAAGATCCCGCAGTTGAAGCCCGCGTTCCGTGACGGCGGAACGGTCACCGCGGCGAACTCATCGGCCATCTCGGATGGGGCGTCGGCGATCGTTCTGATGCTTGAATCCGAGGCGTTGCGGCGCGGGTTGACGCCGCTTGCGCGGATCGTGGGCTACACTACCCATAGCCAAGAGTCTTCGAAGTTCACCACCGCGCCGATCGGAGCGATCAACAAATTATTCGAGAGAACCGGGTGGTCCCGGGACACGGTCGATCTGTTCGAGGTCAATGAGGCCTTCGCGGTTGTGACGATGGCGGCCATGAAGGACATCGGGATCGACCACGACCGGATGAACGTGCACGGCGGGGCCTGCGCACTGGGTCATCCCGTTGGCGCATCGGGTGCCCGGATCATCACCACGCTATACCACGCGCTGGCGAAGAACGGCCTGAACAAGGGCGTGGCAAGCCTGTGCATCGGTGGCGGTGAGGCCACTGCAATTGCGATCGAGCGGTTCGCCGCCTGA
- a CDS encoding RidA family protein has translation MSRQRIGSGSTWEQKYGYSRAVVDGDWVFVSGCTGTDYATSEIVDGAAAQVAQAFKNIDAALREAGSEREDIVQARYYIADRADVDLVLSAIGVALAAVRPAATAVIAPLIDPKMKIEIEVVARKR, from the coding sequence GTGTCGCGCCAACGCATCGGTTCGGGAAGTACCTGGGAACAGAAGTACGGCTATTCGCGGGCTGTCGTCGATGGCGATTGGGTTTTCGTCTCGGGTTGCACCGGGACCGATTACGCGACCAGCGAGATCGTCGACGGGGCGGCGGCGCAGGTCGCCCAGGCGTTCAAAAATATCGATGCCGCCCTGCGGGAAGCCGGCAGCGAACGTGAGGATATCGTTCAAGCCCGGTACTACATCGCCGACCGGGCAGACGTGGACCTCGTTCTCTCGGCCATTGGGGTCGCGTTGGCGGCTGTTCGACCGGCTGCGACGGCTGTGATCGCGCCGCTGATCGACCCCAAGATGAAGATCGAAATCGAAGTCGTGGCGCGAAAACGCTAA
- a CDS encoding FAD-dependent oxidoreductase has product MQTYKHLFSPVRLGPMTLKNRVVMSGHHMGLADGNGVVGKRLHAYMVARARGGASMVGLESSPVHPSSVKGVRPHLFDDAVVPGLRDLADEVHAAGSRLSVILWHAGHNMTHLGGAAAWAPSVVPSAQFNDLPKAMTASDIKSLVAAYGAAASRCRAAGLDALEVQTSSDYLLGSFLNPLFNRRTDAYGGSFENRLRLVREVLTAVREAVAGELAIGIRTSVAHSIVGEEGSYGEAESLAAMQAVVGDGLVDYVSLITGSHFTLADLMPPMTWPEAHLRRVGSRFRVALGAPVMVAGSFRAPQEIEEAVATGDADIVAMARPWIADPNWLEKVRDGRERAIRPCISCNQACTFAQRGVGPATCVVNPRAGREAERPKRPRISRPQSIAVIGGGPAGLEAARAAAIRGYDVTLYEAAATLGGQMALAGRAPHRAPILSAIGWWTEQLSDLGVVLKLNAKISPETPPEADRLIWAIGSVPAQSAVWRRRPHLISGIPGADRLPHGRDVLVGTAEARGRVLIVDEENGWPTISLAETLIGAPGVDAVTIVTAVAHPALPDLLFTVEISEVAARLNAAGIGIVAGETVAAVDDETATLSSGRTLGPFDTIILSTGTLPRPISESALAIGDCVAPRGFWAATDDAARLVHSI; this is encoded by the coding sequence ATGCAGACTTACAAGCATCTTTTCTCGCCGGTCCGACTGGGGCCCATGACGCTCAAAAACAGAGTTGTTATGAGCGGTCACCACATGGGCTTGGCGGACGGTAACGGCGTCGTCGGCAAGCGGCTGCACGCCTATATGGTTGCCCGGGCGCGGGGCGGCGCGTCAATGGTCGGGCTTGAGTCTTCGCCGGTTCACCCGTCGTCGGTAAAGGGCGTCCGTCCGCATCTGTTCGACGATGCCGTCGTGCCCGGCCTGCGGGATTTAGCCGACGAGGTACACGCTGCGGGCTCACGCCTGTCGGTGATCCTCTGGCATGCCGGTCACAACATGACCCACCTTGGCGGGGCGGCGGCGTGGGCACCGTCGGTCGTACCTTCGGCGCAGTTCAACGATTTGCCCAAGGCGATGACGGCAAGCGACATCAAATCCCTCGTCGCAGCCTATGGCGCGGCAGCTAGTCGGTGCCGAGCTGCCGGCCTAGACGCGCTTGAGGTGCAGACCTCGTCCGATTACCTCCTGGGTTCCTTTCTAAACCCTCTCTTTAATCGGCGGACCGACGCGTATGGCGGGTCGTTTGAGAACCGACTACGCCTCGTCCGTGAGGTGTTGACCGCCGTGCGGGAGGCGGTCGCCGGCGAGCTCGCGATCGGCATCAGAACCTCGGTCGCCCACAGCATTGTTGGAGAGGAGGGCAGTTATGGCGAGGCCGAGTCGCTAGCGGCGATGCAAGCCGTCGTTGGGGATGGATTGGTCGACTATGTCAGCCTGATCACCGGTTCCCACTTCACCTTGGCTGACCTCATGCCACCGATGACGTGGCCGGAAGCGCACCTCCGCCGTGTTGGCTCCCGCTTTCGCGTGGCTTTGGGCGCGCCGGTCATGGTTGCGGGTAGTTTCCGTGCGCCCCAGGAGATCGAAGAGGCAGTTGCGACCGGCGATGCGGATATCGTTGCCATGGCGCGGCCCTGGATTGCCGATCCGAATTGGCTGGAAAAAGTCCGCGACGGTCGAGAACGGGCGATCCGCCCGTGCATCTCCTGCAATCAAGCCTGCACGTTCGCCCAACGTGGGGTTGGTCCGGCGACCTGTGTCGTTAATCCGAGGGCCGGTCGGGAGGCAGAGCGGCCGAAACGACCGCGCATATCTCGCCCGCAATCCATTGCGGTGATCGGTGGTGGGCCGGCCGGCTTGGAGGCTGCGCGCGCTGCGGCGATCCGCGGGTACGACGTGACGCTCTACGAGGCCGCCGCGACGTTAGGCGGTCAAATGGCGTTGGCCGGCCGCGCGCCGCACCGCGCCCCAATTCTAAGCGCGATCGGATGGTGGACCGAGCAACTCTCCGACCTGGGCGTTGTGCTCAAGCTCAACGCGAAGATTTCTCCCGAGACGCCGCCGGAAGCGGATCGGTTGATTTGGGCGATCGGTAGTGTGCCGGCGCAAAGTGCCGTGTGGCGTCGCAGACCTCATTTGATCTCCGGCATTCCCGGTGCAGACCGACTTCCACACGGCCGGGATGTCCTCGTCGGGACCGCCGAAGCGCGGGGCCGCGTCCTGATCGTCGACGAGGAGAACGGCTGGCCGACGATTTCGCTTGCTGAGACGTTGATCGGTGCGCCCGGTGTCGATGCGGTCACGATTGTGACCGCCGTCGCGCATCCGGCGTTGCCAGATTTACTTTTCACCGTGGAGATATCCGAGGTTGCTGCTCGGTTGAATGCCGCCGGTATAGGCATCGTTGCTGGCGAAACAGTAGCTGCTGTCGACGACGAGACGGCAACCCTTTCTTCGGGGCGCACCTTGGGCCCCTTCGATACGATCATCCTGTCGACAGGGACATTGCCGCGACCGATTTCCGAATCAGCGTTAGCAATCGGCGATTGTGTCGCTCCACGGGGGTTCTGGGCCGCGACAGACGACGCTGCGCGCCTCGTCCATTCGATTTAG
- a CDS encoding FAD-binding oxidoreductase: MAQAEIGDNQAQVIGELRALLGDKHVVTDEKEREFFSTDIFYRADAVAAFVVAPGSKEELAKAVGLATRAGFAVVPRGGGMSYTGGYRPTREDSVIVDTRRLDKIVEINAEDMYVTVECGTTWKRLYEALKARGLRTPYFGPFSGMYATVGGALSQNSIFFGSSIHGTAADAVLSLEVALADGTVVRTGSSAAAHNPSPFFRTYGPDLTGLFLGDTGALGFKLQATLRLIPFAAEQRFASFSFETDKQMFAAMAQVARERLAEECYGFDPFLLGLRLKFEGLAQDVKSLAAVAKSGKTLIGGLRDAAKIAVAGRRFMEGVSYGMHTVIEGRDDADVESALRRVRAIASEHGGKEIENSLPKLVRANPFLPTNRLLGPEGERWVPIHVILPHSRISAMLAALDAYFNANAAMVEENGIQWGYLTSTIGTTATLIEPTFFWPDSHYQIHERYIEDAHYAKLKKFPENLKARNAMARIRNDLADLFMEHGGTHLQIGKMYRYRESRDPATWKLIEGIKALLDPDSAVNPGSLGLGS, encoded by the coding sequence ATGGCGCAGGCTGAGATCGGCGACAACCAGGCACAGGTAATCGGCGAGTTGCGCGCCCTTTTGGGGGACAAACATGTCGTCACCGACGAAAAGGAACGGGAGTTCTTTTCGACCGACATCTTCTACCGAGCCGACGCCGTGGCGGCGTTTGTCGTCGCTCCGGGCAGCAAAGAGGAACTCGCGAAGGCCGTCGGCTTGGCGACCCGCGCCGGATTTGCGGTCGTCCCCCGCGGCGGCGGGATGTCCTATACCGGGGGCTACCGGCCGACCCGGGAAGACTCGGTTATTGTCGATACGCGCCGCCTCGACAAGATCGTGGAGATCAACGCAGAAGACATGTACGTCACCGTCGAGTGCGGGACGACCTGGAAGAGACTCTATGAGGCCCTGAAAGCGCGGGGGCTCCGGACGCCCTATTTCGGGCCGTTCTCGGGCATGTATGCCACCGTGGGCGGCGCCCTATCCCAGAACAGCATCTTTTTTGGATCCAGCATCCACGGCACCGCGGCCGATGCGGTCCTTTCGCTGGAAGTAGCCCTCGCCGACGGTACAGTTGTGCGCACCGGCTCCAGTGCCGCGGCCCACAACCCGTCGCCGTTTTTCCGCACCTACGGCCCCGATCTTACTGGGTTGTTCCTGGGCGATACCGGCGCGCTGGGGTTCAAGCTCCAAGCGACATTGCGGCTGATACCGTTTGCCGCGGAACAGCGCTTCGCGTCGTTTTCGTTCGAAACGGACAAGCAAATGTTTGCCGCGATGGCGCAGGTTGCGCGCGAACGCCTCGCCGAAGAATGCTATGGCTTCGACCCTTTCTTGCTGGGCCTGCGGCTCAAATTCGAAGGATTGGCCCAGGACGTAAAGTCGTTGGCCGCCGTCGCGAAATCCGGAAAAACCCTAATCGGCGGCCTACGGGATGCTGCCAAGATTGCCGTCGCTGGGCGGCGCTTCATGGAGGGCGTCAGCTATGGCATGCACACGGTCATCGAAGGTCGCGACGACGCGGATGTCGAGAGTGCGCTGCGACGCGTAAGGGCCATTGCCAGCGAGCATGGCGGCAAGGAAATCGAGAACAGCCTGCCCAAGCTGGTCCGCGCCAATCCGTTCCTGCCGACCAATCGGCTGCTCGGGCCTGAAGGCGAGCGTTGGGTTCCGATCCACGTGATCCTGCCACACTCCCGTATCTCGGCGATGCTCGCCGCGTTGGATGCCTATTTCAACGCCAACGCCGCGATGGTCGAAGAGAATGGGATTCAATGGGGCTACCTCACCTCGACGATCGGCACCACCGCGACGCTGATCGAACCGACGTTCTTTTGGCCCGACTCGCACTATCAGATTCACGAGCGCTACATCGAGGACGCCCACTACGCCAAACTCAAGAAGTTCCCCGAGAACCTCAAGGCGCGCAACGCCATGGCCCGAATCCGCAACGACCTCGCGGATCTGTTCATGGAACACGGCGGGACCCACCTGCAAATCGGCAAGATGTATCGGTACCGCGAAAGCCGCGACCCGGCGACATGGAAGCTGATCGAAGGAATCAAAGCCTTGCTCGACCCCGACAGTGCGGTCAATCCTGGATCGCTAGGCCTCGGGTCATAG
- a CDS encoding 2-hydroxychromene-2-carboxylate isomerase — MTQNIDFYFDFASPYGYLASVQIDAWAEARRCEVTWRPMMLGAAFKEVGTGPLTAYPIKGKYAGLDIARTARSLGVRCKFPDGFPHGTVAAARGFYWLIGQDAKTAKTFAHAFFSAYFGEGRDVSGAEATADVAASVGVDKAAFEAAIQTPAIKERLKEETTAALARGVFGAPFFFIGDEPFWGSDRLDQMSRWLETGGW; from the coding sequence ATGACCCAAAACATTGATTTCTATTTCGACTTCGCGTCCCCGTACGGCTACTTAGCGAGCGTCCAGATCGATGCGTGGGCCGAAGCACGTCGTTGCGAGGTCACGTGGCGCCCGATGATGCTGGGCGCGGCTTTCAAGGAGGTCGGTACAGGGCCACTCACCGCCTATCCGATCAAAGGGAAGTACGCCGGGTTGGATATCGCGCGCACCGCCCGGTCGCTGGGGGTGAGATGCAAGTTCCCGGACGGGTTTCCGCACGGCACGGTGGCCGCGGCGCGGGGGTTCTATTGGCTAATCGGTCAAGATGCGAAAACGGCTAAGACCTTCGCCCATGCATTCTTCAGCGCCTATTTTGGCGAAGGGCGCGATGTGAGCGGCGCCGAGGCAACCGCGGACGTTGCGGCCTCGGTTGGCGTGGACAAAGCCGCGTTCGAAGCGGCGATCCAAACTCCGGCCATCAAGGAACGGCTTAAGGAAGAAACGACCGCGGCTTTGGCGCGCGGCGTCTTTGGCGCGCCGTTCTTCTTCATCGGGGACGAACCGTTCTGGGGTTCCGACCGTCTGGATCAGATGTCGCGTTGGCTGGAGACCGGCGGCTGGTAA
- a CDS encoding DsbA family protein, producing MTEPILFYPAFGSPYSYIAAQLIDEVGQKRNRPVLWRPVRLSTILKRPGATPTPIPPEKLAYWRHDAARVCRLRGLPFARPEGVDPPFDCDELYNVCYALADGNEAQLRTITLAALSVIWAQGQALKDIDAIVAGMRRFNLSSALVTRYANSANGQAQHRATIEAATATGMMGAPWIAVGDEAFWGHDRIPYLDQWLSVGRGKGGTGRPQPVLVRPNDT from the coding sequence ATGACCGAGCCGATCCTCTTCTACCCCGCGTTCGGCTCGCCGTATTCCTATATCGCGGCCCAACTGATCGACGAGGTCGGGCAAAAACGTAACCGCCCGGTTCTGTGGCGACCGGTTCGCCTAAGCACGATCTTGAAGCGTCCCGGTGCAACGCCTACGCCAATCCCGCCGGAAAAGCTCGCCTATTGGCGCCACGATGCGGCCCGAGTCTGCCGCCTTCGCGGTTTACCCTTTGCCCGGCCCGAAGGGGTCGATCCGCCGTTCGATTGCGATGAGCTCTACAACGTGTGCTACGCCCTTGCCGACGGCAACGAGGCGCAACTGCGCACGATCACGCTGGCAGCGTTGTCGGTGATCTGGGCCCAGGGTCAGGCGCTCAAGGACATCGATGCGATCGTTGCGGGCATGCGGCGGTTCAACCTCTCCAGTGCGCTGGTGACACGGTACGCGAACAGCGCAAATGGGCAGGCCCAGCATCGGGCGACCATCGAAGCGGCCACGGCAACGGGGATGATGGGAGCGCCCTGGATCGCCGTTGGTGACGAAGCGTTTTGGGGGCACGACCGGATCCCTTATCTCGATCAATGGCTGTCGGTGGGCCGTGGAAAAGGCGGGACCGGCCGTCCGCAACCGGTCTTGGTGCGCCCGAACGATACCTGA
- a CDS encoding TauD/TfdA family dioxygenase gives MIVSPLSPVMGAEITGADLSSPLGEADFAQVHRALLDHSVIVFRDQRLSPAQHVAFSQRFGDLMVHVKAEYLLPDHPEVLVLSNKKHPDGRAMGFEDAGRYWHSDMSYVEEPPLGSLLYAVEIPPQGGDTLFCNMYTAYETLPDATKARIANLRASHSYVASFEGKTPSGYARDTLTDEQKAQLREVVHPVVRTHPETGRKALYINPGFTLRIEGLPEDEAASLLEGLIAHMTQPAFQYRHVWQPHDLIFWDNRCTMHHATTYDTRFARHMHRTTVRGDRPFAA, from the coding sequence ATGATCGTTAGCCCCCTATCGCCCGTCATGGGCGCCGAGATTACCGGCGCCGACCTATCCAGCCCGCTCGGCGAGGCGGATTTCGCGCAGGTCCACCGGGCGTTGCTGGACCACAGTGTCATCGTCTTCCGGGACCAACGCCTCTCCCCGGCCCAGCACGTCGCCTTCAGCCAACGTTTCGGCGACCTGATGGTGCACGTCAAAGCCGAGTACCTGCTGCCGGATCATCCGGAAGTCCTGGTCCTGTCCAACAAGAAGCATCCTGACGGACGGGCCATGGGATTCGAAGATGCGGGCCGCTACTGGCATTCGGACATGTCCTACGTCGAGGAACCGCCGTTGGGTTCCCTTCTCTACGCGGTAGAGATCCCGCCGCAGGGCGGCGACACCCTGTTTTGCAACATGTACACGGCTTACGAGACACTACCGGATGCAACAAAAGCTCGAATCGCCAATCTTCGCGCGTCGCATTCCTATGTTGCGAGTTTCGAGGGCAAAACCCCATCCGGCTACGCGCGCGACACGCTGACCGACGAACAGAAAGCGCAACTGCGCGAGGTCGTTCACCCCGTTGTTCGCACGCACCCGGAGACCGGCCGCAAAGCGCTTTACATCAATCCCGGGTTCACCCTGCGTATCGAGGGATTACCGGAGGACGAGGCCGCCAGTCTGCTCGAGGGATTGATCGCGCACATGACACAGCCGGCATTCCAGTACCGCCACGTTTGGCAGCCCCACGACCTGATCTTTTGGGACAACCGCTGCACCATGCATCACGCGACGACCTACGACACGCGGTTTGCCCGGCATATGCACCGCACGACGGTGCGCGGCGACCGCCCCTTCGCCGCCTAA
- a CDS encoding carboxyl transferase domain-containing protein, with amino-acid sequence MTVLRTAFKTKDDVFLANAAHMRGLVDDLRARTAKIAEGGGDSSRARHTGRGKLFVRDRIALLLDPGSPFLEFSALAAHGVYPEAVPAAGIVTGIGRVSGLECLIVANDATVKGGSYYPLTVKKHLRAQQIALENNLPCIYLVDSGGANLPNQDEVFPDREHFGRIFFNQANMSAQGIPQIAAVMGSCTAGGAYVPAMADESVIVKGTGTIFLGGPPLVKAATGEVVSAEDLGGADVHARHSGVADHYAESDEHALGIVRRIVSNLNRGGTPPNTSRAVAEPIYESHELYGVVPRNLHTAFDVREIVARVVDGSEFDEFKPLYGASLVTGFAHLHGYPVGILGNNGILFSESALKGAHFIELCCQRRIPLIFLQNITGFMVGRKYEAGGIAKDGAKMVMAVANAQVPKITVIVGGSFGAGNYGMCGRAYDPRFLWMWPNARISVMGGDQAAGVLTQIQRDAQEARGATVDTVAEDALASKIRDQYETQGHPYYASARLWDDGVIDPADTRMVLGLSLATAMNAPIGNTRFGVFRM; translated from the coding sequence ATGACGGTCCTTCGAACCGCCTTCAAAACGAAGGACGACGTGTTTCTCGCCAACGCCGCGCACATGCGCGGGTTAGTCGATGACCTTCGCGCACGCACCGCAAAAATAGCCGAAGGCGGTGGCGACTCCAGCCGGGCGCGCCACACGGGGCGGGGCAAGTTGTTTGTGCGCGATCGGATCGCTCTTCTTCTCGATCCTGGCTCTCCCTTCTTGGAGTTTTCGGCATTGGCGGCGCACGGTGTCTACCCGGAAGCGGTTCCGGCCGCGGGCATTGTCACCGGGATCGGGCGCGTGAGCGGGCTTGAGTGTCTGATCGTGGCCAACGATGCAACGGTCAAGGGCGGTAGCTACTATCCGCTCACGGTTAAGAAACACCTACGCGCCCAACAGATCGCGCTAGAGAACAACTTGCCGTGCATCTACCTCGTCGATTCGGGCGGCGCCAATCTGCCGAACCAGGACGAGGTTTTTCCCGACCGTGAACACTTCGGGCGCATCTTCTTCAATCAAGCCAACATGTCCGCCCAAGGTATCCCGCAAATTGCGGCCGTGATGGGGTCCTGTACGGCCGGTGGCGCCTATGTCCCCGCGATGGCCGACGAGAGCGTCATCGTGAAAGGTACCGGCACGATCTTTCTTGGCGGCCCGCCGTTGGTGAAGGCCGCGACCGGTGAGGTCGTGAGTGCGGAGGATCTGGGCGGCGCCGACGTTCACGCCCGTCACTCCGGTGTCGCGGACCATTACGCCGAAAGCGACGAACATGCCCTCGGCATTGTGCGCCGCATCGTCTCGAACCTTAATCGCGGCGGAACGCCGCCGAACACGTCGCGAGCGGTGGCCGAACCGATCTACGAGTCCCATGAGCTCTATGGCGTCGTGCCGCGGAACCTCCATACGGCGTTCGACGTTCGGGAGATCGTTGCCCGAGTTGTCGACGGCAGTGAATTCGACGAGTTCAAACCGCTTTACGGAGCGTCGTTGGTCACCGGGTTCGCCCATTTGCATGGCTATCCCGTCGGCATTTTAGGGAATAACGGCATCCTCTTCTCGGAATCGGCGCTCAAGGGCGCGCACTTTATCGAGCTGTGCTGTCAGCGCCGGATTCCGTTGATCTTCCTGCAGAACATCACCGGATTCATGGTGGGCCGAAAGTACGAAGCTGGCGGCATCGCCAAGGACGGCGCCAAGATGGTGATGGCCGTTGCCAATGCCCAGGTGCCGAAGATCACGGTGATCGTTGGCGGCTCGTTTGGTGCAGGCAACTATGGGATGTGCGGGCGGGCCTACGATCCGCGGTTCCTGTGGATGTGGCCCAACGCGCGCATCTCCGTGATGGGCGGCGACCAAGCTGCCGGCGTCCTGACGCAGATACAACGCGATGCCCAGGAAGCGCGGGGCGCGACCGTCGATACGGTGGCCGAAGACGCACTCGCATCGAAAATCCGCGACCAGTACGAGACCCAGGGCCACCCGTACTATGCAAGCGCTAGGCTATGGGACGACGGTGTGATTGACCCGGCCGATACGCGGATGGTGCTGGGCCTGTCGCTCGCTACTGCCATGAACGCGCCGATCGGAAATACCCGGTTCGGCGTCTTCCGGATGTAA
- a CDS encoding class I SAM-dependent methyltransferase produces MKGQASHAILPDEHHDEVSRQDFVTSLKVHVLTGLGPGNKQAFETRGAPTFRKSHGREPNSAREVARVMRDDPYWQTWSSLNRSGQELMWEGLGERAGRQLDTLTERARAAAERKDTKGSLRLDPTLAIPRYNSEIHIHCQPGGYHVELAKDDVFAGALYDIGAYQYGMGGQGPMTDDVGVTVGAYFRDNMPAFEPKRILDLGCGVGHQTLGLTEAFPAAEIHGCDLGAPMLRYAHARAESLGKAVHFSQQNAERTDYPDESFDLVTSMILFHETSQKAIPHIIAECYRLLKPGGYMVHGDVPEFNKYWPEPYDQFQRDWTTHFNAEPFRSKMRDMDMSALARDAGFKSESIAEELVPSVFGEAGYARTSLYGNTHAYGMKWWVLMAQK; encoded by the coding sequence ATGAAGGGCCAAGCGTCGCACGCCATTCTGCCGGACGAACACCACGACGAGGTGTCGCGGCAGGATTTCGTTACCAGTCTCAAGGTTCATGTCTTGACGGGCCTCGGTCCGGGCAACAAACAGGCGTTCGAGACCAGGGGCGCACCGACGTTCCGGAAATCCCATGGGCGCGAACCGAACTCCGCCCGCGAAGTGGCGCGGGTCATGCGCGACGACCCCTACTGGCAGACCTGGAGTTCGCTAAACCGGTCGGGCCAGGAACTGATGTGGGAGGGGCTCGGCGAACGCGCCGGACGGCAACTCGATACCTTGACCGAGCGGGCCCGGGCCGCGGCCGAGCGCAAGGACACGAAGGGATCGTTGCGGCTCGATCCCACTCTCGCGATCCCCCGCTACAACAGCGAAATCCATATCCACTGCCAACCGGGCGGGTATCACGTCGAACTCGCGAAGGACGATGTCTTCGCGGGCGCGTTGTACGATATCGGCGCCTATCAGTACGGCATGGGCGGACAGGGCCCGATGACCGACGATGTCGGGGTCACGGTAGGCGCCTATTTTCGCGACAACATGCCGGCGTTCGAGCCCAAGCGTATTCTCGATCTTGGGTGCGGCGTCGGTCATCAAACGCTCGGTCTCACCGAGGCCTTTCCCGCAGCAGAGATTCATGGCTGCGATCTCGGCGCGCCGATGCTCCGCTACGCCCATGCCCGAGCCGAATCGCTCGGAAAGGCGGTTCATTTCTCCCAGCAGAACGCCGAACGTACGGACTACCCCGACGAAAGCTTCGATCTCGTCACGTCAATGATCCTGTTCCACGAAACGTCGCAAAAGGCGATCCCCCATATCATCGCGGAGTGCTACCGCCTCCTGAAGCCAGGCGGTTACATGGTCCATGGCGACGTTCCGGAGTTCAATAAGTACTGGCCCGAACCTTACGACCAGTTCCAGCGCGACTGGACGACGCACTTCAACGCCGAACCCTTCCGCAGCAAGATGCGCGATATGGACATGTCGGCGCTGGCGCGGGATGCCGGTTTCAAGTCGGAATCTATCGCAGAAGAACTTGTGCCCAGCGTCTTCGGGGAAGCCGGCTACGCCCGCACCTCGCTTTACGGCAACACCCACGCCTATGGTATGAAATGGTGGGTTCTCATGGCCCAGAAATAA